The following coding sequences lie in one Streptomyces sp. NBC_00510 genomic window:
- a CDS encoding alpha/beta hydrolase: protein MATASVNGVTLAYDDEGDGPGTPLVLVHGHPFDRSMWAPQVPAAAAGRRVVVPDLRGYGASEVVPGVTPLETFARDIAALMDHLGVPEAVVGGLSMGGQIVMEFQRLFPGRVAGLVLADTFPGAETAEGRRARDAMAERLPAEGMAGYASEVLDRMITPRNVTALPEVAAHVLRMMRGTSPEGAAAALRGRARRPDYGAVLTAVRVPTLIVVGRDDVYTPVAEAEAMHAAVRGSRLVVVEDAGHLPNLERPEEFNDALRRFLDVLDVRP from the coding sequence TTGGCGACGGCATCGGTCAACGGCGTCACACTGGCGTACGACGACGAGGGGGACGGGCCCGGCACCCCCCTGGTGCTGGTGCACGGCCATCCCTTCGACCGCTCGATGTGGGCCCCGCAGGTCCCCGCGGCGGCGGCCGGCCGCCGGGTGGTCGTGCCGGACCTGCGCGGCTACGGCGCGAGCGAGGTGGTCCCGGGGGTCACCCCGCTGGAGACCTTCGCGCGCGACATCGCCGCCCTGATGGACCACCTGGGCGTACCGGAGGCCGTCGTCGGCGGGCTGTCGATGGGCGGTCAGATCGTCATGGAGTTCCAGCGGCTGTTCCCCGGCCGGGTGGCCGGGCTCGTGCTCGCCGACACCTTCCCCGGCGCCGAGACGGCGGAGGGGCGGCGGGCCCGGGACGCGATGGCCGAGCGGCTGCCGGCCGAGGGGATGGCCGGCTACGCCAGCGAGGTGCTCGACCGGATGATCACGCCCCGCAACGTGACCGCGCTCCCCGAAGTGGCCGCGCACGTGCTGCGGATGATGCGCGGCACCTCCCCGGAGGGCGCCGCGGCGGCCCTGCGCGGCCGGGCCCGGCGGCCCGACTACGGGGCCGTGCTGACCGCGGTCCGGGTGCCCACGCTGATCGTGGTCGGCCGGGACGACGTGTACACCCCCGTCGCCGAGGCCGAGGCCATGCACGCGGCTGTCCGCGGCTCGCGGCTCGTGGTCGTCGAGGACGCCGGGCACCTGCCGAACCTGGAGCGGCCCGAGGAGTTCAACGACGCTCTGCGGCGGTTCCTCGACGTCCTCGACGTGCGTCCCTGA
- a CDS encoding PLP-dependent aminotransferase family protein, with translation MRDDYRTVADAVAADIAAGRLRPGDRLVPQRTFARAHGIANSTAIRVYAELARRGLVVGEVGRGTFVRAAPPATGPALAEPAPQRIDLELSHPVAEGQSQLLAPALAALQRPDVLGAALRPLTAAGTPAARDAFAELLARTGPRPDPGRLLFAGNGRQAIAAALAALVPPGGRLAVEALTYPVVKALATRLGIALVPVACDEHGLRPDALAELHRAAPLHALYTQPTLHNPLGVTMPEGRRAELADTLGRLGLHAVEDAVWGFLAADAPPPLAAYAPDRVVLVDSLSKRLAPGLTAGVVLTPRELSAPVSAALRSAATAASGFALAAACRWIADGAVDAVVAAKRRDAAARARIAAERLAGFSVTADPRACFCWWRLPGPWRADTFVAAAARQGIAVTPAAAFAAGRGSAPHAVRIGLASPSPQVLGDALGVLARIARGGPEDNCAD, from the coding sequence GTGAGGGACGACTACCGCACGGTCGCCGACGCCGTGGCGGCCGACATCGCCGCCGGACGGCTGCGCCCCGGCGACCGGCTCGTACCGCAGCGGACCTTCGCGCGGGCGCACGGCATCGCCAACTCCACGGCGATCCGCGTCTACGCCGAACTCGCCCGCCGCGGCCTGGTCGTGGGCGAGGTGGGACGCGGCACCTTCGTGCGTGCCGCACCGCCCGCCACGGGACCCGCCCTCGCCGAGCCGGCACCCCAGCGGATCGACCTGGAGCTGAGCCACCCCGTCGCCGAGGGCCAGTCGCAGCTGCTCGCCCCTGCGCTCGCCGCGCTGCAGCGCCCCGACGTCCTCGGTGCCGCGCTGCGCCCGCTGACCGCCGCGGGCACCCCGGCCGCGCGCGACGCCTTCGCCGAACTGCTCGCCCGTACCGGCCCACGCCCCGACCCCGGGCGGCTGCTCTTCGCGGGCAACGGACGCCAGGCCATCGCCGCCGCCCTGGCCGCGCTCGTCCCGCCCGGCGGCCGGCTCGCCGTGGAGGCGCTCACCTACCCCGTGGTCAAGGCGCTCGCCACGCGGCTCGGGATCGCGCTCGTCCCCGTCGCCTGCGACGAGCACGGGTTGCGTCCCGACGCCCTCGCGGAACTCCACCGGGCCGCCCCGCTGCACGCGCTCTACACCCAGCCCACCCTGCACAATCCGCTCGGCGTCACCATGCCGGAGGGCCGCCGGGCCGAACTCGCCGACACCCTCGGCCGGCTGGGCCTGCACGCCGTCGAGGACGCCGTCTGGGGATTCCTCGCCGCGGACGCCCCGCCGCCGCTCGCGGCGTACGCCCCCGACCGCGTGGTCCTGGTCGACAGCCTCTCCAAGCGGCTCGCCCCCGGGCTCACCGCCGGCGTCGTGCTCACTCCGCGGGAGCTATCCGCCCCGGTTTCCGCGGCCTTGCGCTCGGCGGCCACGGCGGCCTCCGGTTTCGCGCTGGCCGCCGCCTGCCGGTGGATCGCCGACGGCGCCGTGGACGCGGTGGTGGCGGCCAAGCGGCGTGACGCGGCCGCGCGGGCCCGCATCGCCGCCGAGCGCCTCGCCGGGTTCTCGGTCACGGCGGATCCGCGTGCCTGCTTCTGCTGGTGGCGGCTGCCCGGGCCCTGGCGCGCCGACACCTTCGTCGCGGCCGCCGCCCGGCAGGGCATCGCCGTCACCCCCGCGGCCGCCTTCGCCGCGGGCCGCGGCAGCGCGCCGCACGCCGTACGGATCGGCCTCGCCTCGCCGTCCCCGCAGGTCCTGGGCGACGCGCTGGGCGTCCTCGCGCGGATCGCCAGGGGCGGTCCAGAGGACAATTGCGCCGACTGA
- a CDS encoding transcriptional regulator — MTGTEAGRPALAVRGLPRRIPARGGAPAQVRAGVVGAYAFTAALARLAEARASGALYGSAGAVYLREGAIVHAESPCAPDLGVRLMACGLLSPDQWREAVTTASAERGVGGHLVDTGRVARGELELCHLLALFDAAYFTLLPDSEPDRFQPGATSRLGPISRPVPAQRVAREAQRRRAQLERAWPWDDTDAGPVVPRSEGEVRGGRARAPTPAQLAVLAAADGSRTPVQIAWHLGRSAFATLLDVRRLAATGRISMPVRAQAPAAPARSAPVPPASVPPAPLPPVAPAPFAHGGPQPAVLSSSDPSVALLLRLRAALEARL, encoded by the coding sequence ATGACGGGCACGGAGGCGGGGCGGCCGGCACTGGCCGTGCGCGGTCTGCCCCGGCGCATTCCGGCGCGCGGTGGCGCGCCGGCCCAGGTCCGCGCCGGGGTGGTGGGCGCGTACGCCTTCACCGCCGCGCTGGCCCGGCTCGCGGAGGCGAGGGCCAGCGGGGCGCTGTACGGATCGGCGGGGGCGGTCTACCTGCGCGAGGGGGCGATCGTCCACGCCGAGAGCCCCTGCGCCCCCGACCTCGGGGTACGGCTCATGGCCTGCGGGCTGCTCTCCCCGGACCAGTGGCGCGAGGCGGTCACCACCGCGAGCGCCGAGCGTGGCGTCGGCGGGCACCTCGTCGACACCGGGCGGGTGGCCCGCGGGGAGCTCGAGCTGTGCCACCTGCTGGCGCTCTTCGACGCCGCCTACTTCACCCTGCTGCCCGACTCGGAACCCGACCGGTTCCAGCCGGGTGCCACCTCCCGGCTGGGTCCCATCTCCCGGCCGGTCCCCGCCCAGCGCGTGGCCAGGGAGGCGCAGCGGCGCCGCGCGCAACTGGAGCGGGCCTGGCCGTGGGACGACACCGACGCCGGCCCCGTCGTCCCCCGCTCCGAGGGCGAGGTGCGGGGCGGCCGGGCCAGGGCCCCCACGCCCGCCCAATTGGCGGTGCTGGCGGCGGCGGACGGATCCCGTACGCCGGTCCAGATCGCCTGGCACCTGGGACGTTCCGCCTTCGCGACCCTGCTGGACGTCCGTCGGCTGGCCGCGACCGGCCGGATCAGCATGCCGGTCCGCGCCCAGGCACCCGCGGCTCCGGCGCGCTCAGCGCCCGTGCCGCCCGCGTCGGTGCCGCCCGCGCCGCTGCCACCGGTGGCGCCTGCGCCCTTCGCCCACGGCGGACCGCAGCCGGCGGTCCTGTCGTCCTCCGATCCCTCAGTCGCCCTGTTGCTACGACTTCGTGCCGCCCTGGAGGCCCGCCTGTGA